The sequence TTCCTTTATCAAACAGAATAGAAGTAAtatcaagaagaaaagaaccaGCTTATATAGCAATTCTATGTGAATTAAGAACAATGCTATTGGGTTGTTATTTCAAAGTTTcgttgaagaatataagtctcacattggaaacttgattaaataaaatacaataatatataatgaatgTTTTCACTATTAATATCAATGaggccttttgtgataaaactcCACACCTACTGAGCTTTGTAGGTGATTAAGTTGGGACAATATCGGTGTCGCTAGTAGTGGGGGCGTTGACCATtctctttgaaatttaaacaagtttttcttttgatttttcatttcatttatattattaaactgaattggtttttctttttcccttttttttcttcttcatttggCTCAGAATAATTagagaacttttttttttgtggtcaGAATAATTGGAGAGCTTTTGACAAGCTTTAATTTCGGTTTCTGCAGCTAATATTTaatcaacatcttttctgtcTTCAATTCTACACCTCAAGTTTCTCTTCAAATCTGCACCCAACATTCAGGAAATCTTACAGAAAAACATGTGACCTAACTTttgattctgtttttttttcaatgtccctttctttttaataGGATATATGTCAAATGAATGACAGCTAGGGTTAGTCCAACGAACTGAACTTGTATACATACCAGCTTTCCAATTAGTTCTGCagagaaattgtgaaaaaagaGGGGTTTCTGCGGcagcaaaaaaaatgaaaaatattttaccttcTCGATCCGGTATGCTAAGAAAATGTAGGCCATATGATCatttttaacagaaaatgagACGGAGTTGACAGAAAGGACTCATAATGCAATGTGCAATTTAACTGGAGAATGCTTGTAACAATTTTTGGAGATCACAGACGAAAATGCAAAATGGGGCATATGTCTGCAGAATTTTTGTATGAGGTAATTATGTTAGTTTCTCTTTTGAAAAAACAAGCTTTTCACTATATCTTGCGcaaaatttattattgttcTTTTGAAGACACATGCTGATTGAAACTAATATGTATCTAAAAGTTAGAAtagaaaagataaagaatAAGCGTTCTGAGTTAGTACGTAGGTCAGTACAATGCTAATTCATGTACTCCACAATGTATTTTCATAATCCGACTCATTCAATTTTTAGGCCCTCATTCAAGGATTATCGATCCTTGCCAAATTGCATCCAAATTAGAGATCATTTAGCCACTTTTGCAAAgaattctttatttataaaaaaatatagtgtTCGTCTATTTAGTTTGTCACAATTAGATAATGAAGAGGTTTTTAATTTgagtgaatttttttgtacGGATGATTTTTCAATAAAGATACTTAAGAAGGAAACAAGTCGGATTATGAGATACATTGTAGTGTGGGCCAAACTATGCGATTACCGCAGTTTAAGTTACGAACTGGTAACCGTTTGAACGTTATTGATACTATATTACTTCGAAATTTTTAGTTCAAACTACATTTCCTAAAGATCAATCAAGTTGGTGGAAATGAAACCTTTTTTACGTTTGAAAACTACCTTGGAATTTACAAAGAAGATTCTCTACATATCTTCAAACCAAAACGATCAAACTGTAATTTATGTAATACAATAGAAGGAAGGTGACTAAACCAAATACGTACATGATGAAGAGTATGTCCTAGATTTGGTAAAGAATTGGCTACTATATTGGTTTCTTGAAAATTATGTGTAATGCCAACCTTGAAAGTTGTGAAGAAGAGCCTTACAAAAACTGCAGCTGCTTAACCATTAGAAAGAACTGAACCCATGCGGACATCCGTATGTTATTACCCATGCGGACCTCCGGCACATATAGTCATAGTAGCATAAATTTGTACATGAAACTGAAgcttttgaaaataccacacgTCCGATTGTTACTTTTAATTATACATTAATTCTCGTTTTGTGTGGGACAGTAGAGAGGCATGTGGCTGTATTTTGAAGCCGCTGGACGTTGGAAACCCCTATTTAGTCTCGGAGGGTTTGAGGATGTTGGCACCCAAGATGTATAGCTAGCTAAATACTAGTTACATCATCACACGTACGAGATGGATAGTTCTTCGGGAGTGAGAAAAGGAGCATGGACTAAAGAGGAAGATGATCTTCTGAGGCTGTTCATTCAGAAACATGGAGACGGGAAATGGAACCAGGTTTCTCTACATTCAGGTGATACATATATTATCTCAAGAAACCCAATTCTAGTTTTAGTGCTTTAAAAGATTGgatgtacatatatatttgatgcAGGGTTAAAGAGATGCAGAAAAAGCTGTAGACTAAGGTGGTTGAACTACTTGAAGCCAAACATCAAGAGAGGACACTTTGCTGAGGATGAAATAGATCTAATATCAAGGCTTCATAAGCTTTTAGGAAACAGGCAAGTTTTATATATCAATCCCCTTAATTTCCAACCTAGCTAAAGCACACCATATTTATTCCTGCTTAATTACTATTGTGGATGGATAACAGTTTTGCCATTCTTCATCTTGAGAATTAATCCCTGATCATGCCCGACCAAGAACTTTCTCCTTTAACCAAGAACTTCCTCCTTTAACCAAAAACTTTCTTTTGCCATGCTTACTGTCCTAGCTAGAACAGTATGTTCCAATAAAGGAAGCTAACCCCTAACTCTATAAGGTACACAGACCATTTGTAGCTAAACTTGGCTACTTTTGGTTGGATGAGTTTATTTTTGAGATTCAAGTAGCAGGTAGATTAAATCgatttttttatcaaatttagccaaaatttagcccccaaattcataaatgtcagttttttaaaaaaactttcaaatgTAGTCAAAAACTCACTTAAATTGACCAAAATGCCCTCTAAATTAAAAACCTAACCAAAAGGCTAATTGTCGTGCTCTTCCAAGCCATGGCCCTTAATGGATTTGCTTTGCAGTTGTTTCTTAATTAGGGTTTGGATACGTACATTTCATGGAACAATTATCACAATATCATGTTTTATATGCACCCACACtagatatatttttgttttttcactctctttttgtttatttcattttattattatttttgttttataaaggTAGAAGGGAAAGCAAAGCTAATATAGGTAAGTTTGTGCTATGGGAAGATAGTCTGTGAATAGCGAGGGCCTTGCAATTTTTCTGGAGCTGTTATCCCTGAGGGAAGGCCTGGTTTGCAAGAAAGTTTAACCCCCTTATCAGATGCAAAGCaacattatttaaaaattattatgtcaAGAAACTaactttaacttttttttattgtaaaaaaCTCCCAAACCCACCGATTCAAGCCATAGCCGCATCGATGATTTTTGTTGCCTGGATTTATGAAAACATTGGCTtttccccttcttcttctttttggtaatTACATTGTCATTTTTACGATAGGATTCATAGGCATGATTGAGTTGATGGAGCCAATTTTGGTGCTCCTgctattttgggtttttggtgTAATTGAGTTTTAAATTAGTGGGCATTTGGGTTTAAGTGAAATTTTTGCTATATTTGAAAGTTCTtaaaaaaactgacatttataAATTTGAAGACTAAATTTTGACCATATTTGataaaaacttaattaaatcACACCCATCCAACGACAGTTTGTGTGGTGGTATTGGTTTTCCATCAGCTTTTGGAATACTCAACATGatttttagtgcaaaatattTGCTCCTCGtggtaagttttttttttgtgtggatgAAATCGTGGTAAGTTTTAGTGCATATTGAGACATACGAAATCAGTTGGAATCCAATCCAATGCTAGAGACTAGTTTACAATAATCTGCACtaataaatgaaatttagtGCATGTTTTAATGATAAtcatattatgttgttttttgttttttaatttttaatttttctccAACAGGAAAATAAAACTCCTTTTATGTCtggcaaaaaataaataaaataaaataagctCCTTATGTATTTCTTTTCTGTGTGTTATGCATGTAAGGTGGTCATTAATTGCTGGACGACTTCCAGGAAGAACAGCAAACGATGTGAAAAACTTTTGGAATACTCGACTGGGTAGAAAGATGGCTTCTGGTGTTGTTGAAAAGGTGAAAGAGAAATCTCCAGAGACCAAAAAGGACATCGCAGTCAGACCTCAACCACGGCGGCTCTCGAAAACTTCACACTATTTGAGTGGGCATAAAACTGTAACTTCACATCATAATCAACCAGAAGAGAATTTTAGCAAACTGCCAATACTACCCTCATCGCCTATAGAAGATGAAGTTGATTGGTGGGAAACCTTATTGGAGGACGAGGACAATGTGGAACGGACAAAATGTTCATGTCTTGTGCTAGAGGAAGACCACTTCACAAACTGTTGTGTTAAAGATTTGGCTCAGTGGACAAGAACAGATTTTAGATATTTGGAAGACTGTCCTTGTTGGATTGGCTCTTCTGATATGGACCTTTGGAATCTATCAACATAACAACAAAAGTTCACCCCTTCGGGACCAACtatgaattttatttcaacGTTCTAAAACGATTAATAAAAGTTCACTCCTTTGGCTCTtttgataaaatacaatttaatcaataaatGTAAGGGTTTCTTAGCTCTAGGTCCAAAACGATTAGTTGTCATTAGGCTAAGTCCTCGTCGTTTTAGTTTTAGATGCAGGTCCTTTGacttttattactttttttgttgtgtcgattttaccctttgaggtaaataaagaaacacattgaaaatccaatttaatgctaattgtaattgaatttcaaattttaaaatttgaattctttccttgtgaatatttacctaatatatggataaaatacaatttaatcaataaaagtaaaaactcaCATATTATACTAACCGATGAGACAAGTACTCACATGAAATTATGTACCTATGCATCAGGTAAACCcccaaatattaaaaacacaATATGTTTAATACTTATCAGGTTGATTTGTGGTGTTTAAGCATagcaacaaataaaaaacttgagaaaaacaatataaacaaGAGAACTATTGATGACATTTTAATTATGTACCTAATATATAGGTACTATGAGCTAATGTGctttaattaagacaattttCTTCCACTATAAAAGTCTCTATTTGGTAAGGGGATTGTAGCTCAAGTattaagagcatttatccCTACACCCGAGGTTCGGTTCCCCCTCGTCCGATAAGATTTTGTGGAATTGGATATATTTTCCCTTAGCATACCCCAAGATAATCGAATCTGACATTAGTTGATTCTCACagatattgtatttcacttgTTTGGATTGTGGATCTGAATTATTGAGTCAATGGGTGTTACTTGCAGCTAGCACTTGTTTTGATTAAGGAATATCAGTTTTGAAAATGAAGTCAGTTTGGGTTTCATGacttctttccttttatataGTTTTCACATAGTTGAAATCACGTCCATAATCTGAGTTTGTTGTTTCAATTAAGCAATCAAGTCTACTTAAAGGAATCGACATTTTCTCAATCAGCATTATAAGTCTTTCTCTGCTCCTATCAACTACTTGATGATATTGCACTATGAAGAGATGGAAGAATCTTTTGCAAGGTGAACAGTTGGACATGGGTCATgcatgaattgaattgaactcagaaaaacaaaaaaaattcccatGGAATATAGGGGTAATTGGTATGAACAAGTTGACGTACAAGTCCATTGCCTAATTTAACTAGTTTTGGTAATGGATAAACATTACATCTAAGAATAACTCTTGAACGttaaatttcttcttcatcttcccaCCTCTTAACGACGAGCACACATGCTCTAACATCATCcaattttggatttggatgtGTTAGCTATGTCCATGTTCATGCGCATCAGTTGTGATAAGCTTGATCCTGGTGTAGCTTAAGTGTATTTCTATGTTATTTTACTCAGAAAGGGTATCTTTATTTCTATCCTCATTCTGGCAAATCTTTTGTTTCCATGGATGTTAATTAGTTGCCTGCTAGACAACGGTCCAAACTATCATTTGTAATAGCTCAatgtaaattttattttttccttttgcgAACGATATTAGGGTCCTTCCCTTTTCTTCGTGGTGGTTGGTCTCCATTTTGTTGGTTACATCCTCCTCTCCACCGCCAAAATGATGCATTCAATCCCTTCAAATCTTTTAAGCTCTTGGTTGAATGTTTTCTGTATCTAGAATGAACCGACGCTATTTCTTCATTTCAAACAGACGAATTGCAAAGGGCTTGTAATGTATTTAGGGGCGGAGTGACGCAAGCCTAATAAGATATGACACGAGCTCCTTAGGCCATGGAGTCCATGTCTAATTGTTTTCAGCCAGAGACAGTAAAATCATTGCTTATGTATTTGAGGGCACACCACATGTGTATGGTAGCTGTGACTTGTAGACCAATAATAGCCACAGTTGGCATGTTGTGTCGTGGCTAAGGAAACTGTGGAAAGGAGAGGACATCGATTGGGTGGTGATGTGAACTCTTTTAACTACCTACAGGCTCTTGTTGGTCCTTGAAAGTTAATAGCCTTTATGTTCCATTGTTGAATGTCAACATGTGCAATACGTGACTGATTGAATAAACCAATGTCTTTTATGGACTTTGGACATTGTCGTCCCAACTCCCAACTTTTAAGGGGTCGGCCGAGATTTCCATGTTTCGGATTGTTAGGAAATAACGCAGATTTCCTATAAACCAGATTAGTGTGAATGTGAAATAACAGAGgaaataagacacacaaatttgataaCGGAGTTCAGCCAATTGTGCCTACGTCTCCGGACTTGCTGCAGATCATTTTactaaagggagaaaatatacaaagtgtttacaacacTTACAACTCTCAACCCACCCCGAATTatactaagaatttttctcacaaaaattctttcacaagctttttctcttaagcttttctctcaaactctctctaattCTCTAATTCTGGGGATACACTACAAATGAGAGCTACGGGATTTATATAGGCTTCAAAAAACATGggttgcctaagttaggcaccccttatttaTGCATCTCCATTGATaattgcctaagttaggcaccccttatttttaaccaaaaaatggTTGATGCCCATTTTCTTGACAATCTCCCACTTGAAGACTGATTTCAATCTGTCTTCACACCTCAATCTATGCAGCAGATCTTTCCGATCTTGTTACTCTTGCAGGCCAACTGAAGTTGAACACAACTTCAGTTTGTCGATAGCCACCgtctttgtcaacatatccgcTGGATTCTTGCTTCCTTGGATCTTCTCCAGTATTAACACCTCATCTTTCAATAAAGATCTGATAAAGTGATAACGAAGTCCAATATGCTTGGTTCTTGAATGAAATGCTGAATTCTTCGCCAAGTGTATTGCACTCTGACTATCACTATGCAAAACATTCTTCTCTCACACTGCCAAGGGGCTAAGCTTCACCAACGACTGACAAAGCCCCCAGACCACCTGCCGGCAGACAATCTCACGACACAACAAAAATGTAAACATCTCCAGATAGACAAGCCGGCAAGGCCCACGAAATTTTCATGAGGGGACGAACATACCTGCTGAAAACGAGGATCCGCCTCAAGACCCCTCTGGTGCACTCCTTGCCGAACCACTAAGATTCTAGACCCTCACGGTCCTCTCGCAAATTTGATCAAGCCACCCTAAACCAAAGAAAGAGCAGACTCGCGAAAGGAAGGCCTAGCTCACGGAACCTTGCCGATGCGTGTCCCTTGCCCAAGCCACCACGTGCTGCTAAAGCAACTTTCCAGCCACGTCAAAGCTGTTCACGCAaactttacaaaaatttcgatacacccttgccgaacggcaagggtcgAGAAGAAAGGTTGAGACCACAAAATTCCCTGCTTGCTGGCATAGGACCAGCCCCACGAGCTCACTGTTCAGCACCAAGGCCACCTTTGCCGAACAGCAAGGGTCGTTGGAAAATCGAAGGGAGGCTCACGACAATCACGACCCGAACCTTTAGCACCAACCCCTTGCCGAACCCAACCTTGCTGAAGCTGGGGATGAACAAAATCTCCTACCGAGCCACCTTGCCAAGCTGTAGAAGTGGAGCAACAAATTCACGAGCTCACAAGCAAGCCACCTCCCAccaggtcttaccgaacgacGCTAGCTCCAGCTCCAGCTCTCCTGCGAACAAAGTACCTAGCCCCCCTTTTCGATTTCACCTTGCCAAAAAGTTGGTCTGACTTAAGGGAAGGATATCACACTCCTCCCAAACCCTAGGACACTTCCTGAAAGCTCTAAGTCAGGCCCAGGCCCAGCTTTCTTCTTGACCTCGGTCtcggcccaaaaaaaaaaaaaaaaaaaaaacctaagtACACACCAACGGTCGAGCTCCTCCTTTTTCGAAATTTCTCTCCCTTGCCAAACGGCAAGGACCGTGTAACGGCTATGGAATGCTCGCTCCCTTCCTACAAATCAACTCATGGTCTCAGCCTACTTGCTGAACGTCTACGCCTCAGCATTCTGAGAAATTTGGAAACCCACAAAATTCTACCTTCCACTCGAGTCGTCGCCAAGGATCCCAGCCTTGTTCAAACCTCGGCTCTACAGAAATTTTCGAGCcacccttgccgttcggcaagggttgAACTGAACCACGTGACGGGCTTGAGTAATAGCCGAGGACAGATTTTCGCCAACCCCTTTTTGCCAAACACTTACTGCACGACAATTtctaaacaaaagaaaagagagaagaacaAACCCTAgctttttctcttattttcaAACCCTTCCCAAAGGCCTAGCTATGGCCTAAGTACTTGCCAAGGCCCAGCTCCAAATAGCCAGCTCCAAGTACTTTCCAACTTACCCTCGCAGCCCAGCCCCCATGCTATCACTCAAGCCCAACTATGGCCCAGCCAATCCCGTATTACTCAAGAGTCAAAACGactagcaaaaaaaaaaaaaaaaagaggctaggaccttgccgaacggcaaggaccatggaaggagaagagaacCCCCAAATTTTTCAAAGACCCAGCCTGCCGAAGGCCTagctcccaaaaaaaaaaaaaaaaggaggctAGGACCTTGCCGAATGGCAAGGACcatggaaggagaagagaacCCCCAAATTTTTCAAAGACCCAGCCTGCCGAAGGCCTAGctcccaacaaaaaaaaaacaaaaaaaaaaaaaaaaacccctacGGACCCAGCTCCCATCCTACCTGCAGAATGCCCAGGTACCCAGCTGCCAACAGTTCTAGAGGCTCACACAGCTTGTATCACACATTCCATGTGTTGACgcaactcctagcttgccaacttgggggactagggagtGCCCTACGGCTCCCAATGAAGTTGGAATGCTCGGTCACGATTACACAAAAACTCACAAATTCCCAACCCATAAGTTATTTCTCgaccgcgaacttgggggactactgtttacaccatggtgaaccgagcagacccagcatcaaagcgactagcaccaaggcagccacgccttcttccctgccgaaggaagacacacttctgAGGTGCCAGatacctgccgaagctcccaactGCCAAACCTagtctccaggacacgtgtcgccaccacgacgacctgcacaaagtcccacattgaaactttgtgcaaacctcttactttcacctccctataaatagagaacagtacccaagtaaaaagggaTCTACTTTCTCACTTTTACTGTCACTCTGCCAAAGTTACCACTTATagctgacttaggcatcggagagtcTTCGGCCAGCACCACATCGGTGACTGAAGCTTAACGATTACCATTTTATCTTCTGCAGGTCTCCCACCAGCCTAGTTCACCAAGAGCAacagccctcttccctgctgaagacctcacatacctcatcactaagttggactcaatattggccgggccattttgagcatcaacagatTGTTTTGtcaataattataaatagacGAAGCAAAATATGTTTGTGGGTAAAGGGTAAAATTACCTTAAGCCGAGCTTTATATGAATTGGAATTTTATT comes from Prunus dulcis chromosome 6, ALMONDv2, whole genome shotgun sequence and encodes:
- the LOC117631280 gene encoding transcription factor MYB114-like; this encodes MDSSSGVRKGAWTKEEDDLLRLFIQKHGDGKWNQVSLHSGLKRCRKSCRLRWLNYLKPNIKRGHFAEDEIDLISRLHKLLGNRWSLIAGRLPGRTANDVKNFWNTRLGRKMASGVVEKVKEKSPETKKDIAVRPQPRRLSKTSHYLSGHKTVTSHHNQPEENFSKLPILPSSPIEDEVDWWETLLEDEDNVERTKCSCLVLEEDHFTNCCVKDLAQWTRTDFRYLEDCPCWIGSSDMDLWNLST